A genomic segment from Scomber japonicus isolate fScoJap1 chromosome 11, fScoJap1.pri, whole genome shotgun sequence encodes:
- the dap1b gene encoding death associated protein 1b isoform X3, with translation MVQQLSKPGAMETPLLKAGHRPAVKAGGKRVAKKSLEETGTHGTTEKETKRSDKLRSLATSNRMQQVGVLLAGTLDKLSHDFPETPASVRHSKVLPAVEKHHSPRTFFIQQPRKC, from the exons ATGGTGCAGCAACTGTCCAAACCAGGAGCGATGGAGACTCCTCTACTGAAAGCTGGTCACCGTCCTGCAG TGAAGGCTGGAGGTAAACGGGTGGCCAAAAAAAGCTTGGAAGAGACTGGCACCCATGGGACTACAGAGAAGGAGACAAAGAGGTCTGATAAACTGAG GTCCCTTGCCACCTCCAACAGGATGCAACAAGTTGGTGTACTTCTGGCAGGAACTCTCGACAAG CTGAGCCATGACTTTCCAGAGACCCCAGCAAGTGTGAGGCACAGCAAGGTGCTCCCCGCGGTGGAGAAACACCACTCGCCCCGTACTTTCTTCATCCAGCAGCCGAGGAAGTGTTGA
- the dap1b gene encoding death associated protein 1b isoform X1, with the protein MVQQLSKPGAMETPLLKAGHRPAVKAGGKRVAKKSLEETGTHGTTEKETKRSDKLSSRSLATSNRMQQVGVLLAGTLDKLSHDFPETPASVRHSKVLPAVEKHHSPRTFFIQQPRKC; encoded by the exons ATGGTGCAGCAACTGTCCAAACCAGGAGCGATGGAGACTCCTCTACTGAAAGCTGGTCACCGTCCTGCAG TGAAGGCTGGAGGTAAACGGGTGGCCAAAAAAAGCTTGGAAGAGACTGGCACCCATGGGACTACAGAGAAGGAGACAAAGAGGTCTGATAAACTGAG CAGCAGGTCCCTTGCCACCTCCAACAGGATGCAACAAGTTGGTGTACTTCTGGCAGGAACTCTCGACAAG CTGAGCCATGACTTTCCAGAGACCCCAGCAAGTGTGAGGCACAGCAAGGTGCTCCCCGCGGTGGAGAAACACCACTCGCCCCGTACTTTCTTCATCCAGCAGCCGAGGAAGTGTTGA
- the dap1b gene encoding death associated protein 1b isoform X2, translating to MVQQLSKPGAMETPLLKAGHRPAVKAGGKRVAKKSLEETGTHGTTEKETKRSDKLSRSLATSNRMQQVGVLLAGTLDKLSHDFPETPASVRHSKVLPAVEKHHSPRTFFIQQPRKC from the exons ATGGTGCAGCAACTGTCCAAACCAGGAGCGATGGAGACTCCTCTACTGAAAGCTGGTCACCGTCCTGCAG TGAAGGCTGGAGGTAAACGGGTGGCCAAAAAAAGCTTGGAAGAGACTGGCACCCATGGGACTACAGAGAAGGAGACAAAGAGGTCTGATAAACTGAG CAGGTCCCTTGCCACCTCCAACAGGATGCAACAAGTTGGTGTACTTCTGGCAGGAACTCTCGACAAG CTGAGCCATGACTTTCCAGAGACCCCAGCAAGTGTGAGGCACAGCAAGGTGCTCCCCGCGGTGGAGAAACACCACTCGCCCCGTACTTTCTTCATCCAGCAGCCGAGGAAGTGTTGA